One region of Lampris incognitus isolate fLamInc1 chromosome 4, fLamInc1.hap2, whole genome shotgun sequence genomic DNA includes:
- the cops2 gene encoding COP9 signalosome complex subunit 2, translating into MSDMEDDFMCDDEEDYDLEYSEDSNSEPNVDLENQYYNSKALKEDDPKAALSSFQKVLELEGEKGEWGFKALKQMIKINFKLTNFPEMMNRYKQLLTYIRSAVTRNYSEKSINSILDYISTSKQMDLLQEFYETTLEALKDAKNDRLWFKTNTKLGKLYLEREEYGKLQKILRQLHQSCQTDDGEDDLKKGTQLLEIYALEIQMYTAQKNNKKLKALYEQSLHIKSAIPHPLIMGVIRECGGKMHLREGEFEKAHTDFFEAFKNYDESGSPRRTTCLKYLVLANMLMKSGINPFDSQEAKPYKNDPEILAMTNLVSAYQNNDITEFEKILKTNHSNIMDDPFIREHIEELLRNIRTQVLIKLIKPYTRIHIPFISKELNIDVCDVESLLVQCILDNTIHGRIDQVNQLLELDYQKRGGARYTALDKWTNQLNSLNQAVVSKLT; encoded by the exons ATGTCTGATATGGAAGATGATTTCATGTGCGATGACGAGGAGGACTACGATTTG GAATATTCAGAAGACAGCAATTCAGAGCCCAATGTGGACCTTGAGAACCAGTACTACAATTCCAAAGCCCTGAAGGAAGATGATCCCAAAGCAGCGCTCAGTAGTTTTCAGAAG GTATTGGAATtagagggagaaaaaggagaatggGGATTCAAAGCCTTGAAACAGATGATAAAGATCAACTTCAAATTG ACAAACTTTCCAGAGATGATGAACAGGTACAAGCAGCTGCTTACATACATCAGAAGTGCAGTCACGAGAAACTACTCGGAGAAGTCCATCAACTCGATTCTGGACTACATCTCCACCTCCAAACAG ATGGACTTACTACAGGAGTTCTATGAAACCACACTGGAGGCTTTGAAAGATGCAAAGAATGACAGATTATGGTTTAAAACTAACACAAAG CTGGGGAAGCTGTACCTGGAGAGAGAAGAATATGGAAAACTGCAGAAGATACTAAGACAACTGCACCAGTCGTGTCAG ACAGATGATGGAGAGGATGACTTGAAGAAAGGCACTCAGCTATTAGAGATCTATGCCCTGGAGATCCAGATGTACACGGCACAAAAGAACAACAAGAAACTGAAGGCCCTGTATGAGCAGTCGCTTCACATTAAATCTGCTATTCCCCACCCACTCATCATGGGAGTCATCAGAG AGTGTGGGGGGAAGATGCACCTGAGAGAAGGTGAGTTTGAGAAGGCTCATACAGATTTCTTTGAGGCCTTTAAAAACTATGATGAGTCTGGGAGCCCAAGGAGAACCACATGCTTGAAGTACCTggtcctagccaacatgctgatGAAGTCAGGAATCAACCCTTTTGACTCTCAGGAG GCCAAACCATATAAAAATGACCCAGAGATTCTAGCAATGACAAACTTAGTAAG CGCCTACCAGAATAATGACATCACGGAATTCGAGAAAATTTTGAAAACAAATCACAGTAACATAATGGATGACCCTTTCATCAGAGAGCATATAGAGG AACTTCTACGGAACATTAGAACCCAAGTACTTATCAAACTCATCAAACCATACACAAGAATACATATCCCCTTCATTTCTAAG GAGCTTAACATCGATGTGTGTGACGTGGAGAGTTTACTGGTACAGTGCATCTTGGACAA CACAATTCATGGCCGCATTGACCAAGTCAACCAACTACTAGAACTAGACTACCAAAAGAGAGGAGGAGCTCGTTACACTGCTTTGGACAAATGGACAAATCAGCTGAACTCACTCAACCAAGCTGTTGTTAGCAAACTCACCTGA